Proteins encoded together in one Altererythrobacter epoxidivorans window:
- the hflK gene encoding protease modulator HflK — MEIFDGFRKSIGLAMAGGKSPWGGKGEGGSSDGGDGGGEAPRGDDGNGPRNPWLPGGGGGSDSGKRRSANIEDIFKNRGPEGPRRRGGGGPRGPNLRLPERPGGKSWLPVIAVGILALWLLTSSAHLIGPQEKAVVKRLGNYSRTLDSGLQFSLPFPIETVEVENVEGVRPIRIPGNDKAAKLILTGDQNLVDLSYVVRWNIKDLETYKFRIVDPEQTVNEVAEAAMRAAVAEKELDETFSGQGRAAIEQDVKNRMQTKLDLYQAGIRVLGVEIEKADPPSQVVDAFRDVQVAEQNADAARNQAQGYAQQVLAQAEGEAEAFDKVYEEYRLAPQVTRQRLYYETMERVLSKTDKTIVEAQGVTPYLPLPEIRRRAKEAQPATTVTAQGGQ; from the coding sequence ATGGAGATCTTTGACGGGTTCAGAAAATCAATCGGGCTGGCGATGGCTGGCGGAAAAAGCCCCTGGGGCGGCAAGGGAGAAGGCGGTTCGTCCGATGGCGGCGACGGTGGCGGCGAAGCCCCGCGCGGCGACGACGGCAACGGCCCTCGCAATCCCTGGCTACCTGGCGGTGGCGGCGGCAGCGACAGCGGCAAACGCCGTTCTGCCAACATCGAGGACATCTTCAAGAATCGCGGTCCGGAAGGGCCACGGCGTCGCGGAGGCGGTGGCCCGCGCGGCCCCAACCTGCGCCTGCCCGAACGTCCCGGCGGCAAGAGCTGGCTGCCTGTCATCGCCGTCGGCATCCTTGCCCTGTGGCTGCTCACTTCGAGTGCACATCTGATCGGCCCGCAGGAAAAGGCGGTGGTAAAGCGGTTGGGTAATTACAGCCGCACGCTGGATTCGGGCCTGCAGTTCTCGCTGCCCTTCCCGATCGAGACGGTCGAAGTCGAAAATGTGGAAGGGGTGCGCCCCATCCGCATTCCAGGCAATGACAAGGCGGCCAAGTTGATCCTTACAGGCGACCAGAACCTGGTCGACCTAAGCTACGTCGTACGCTGGAACATCAAGGACCTCGAAACCTACAAGTTCCGCATCGTCGACCCCGAACAGACGGTCAACGAAGTTGCCGAAGCCGCCATGCGCGCGGCTGTGGCGGAAAAGGAACTGGACGAGACTTTCTCTGGCCAGGGCCGTGCCGCAATCGAGCAAGACGTGAAAAACCGGATGCAGACCAAGCTGGACCTGTACCAGGCCGGCATTCGCGTCCTCGGTGTTGAAATCGAAAAGGCCGACCCGCCGAGCCAGGTGGTCGATGCATTCCGCGACGTGCAGGTTGCCGAACAGAATGCCGACGCGGCGCGCAACCAGGCACAGGGCTATGCCCAGCAGGTGCTCGCGCAAGCGGAAGGTGAAGCCGAGGCGTTCGACAAGGTGTACGAGGAATATCGCCTCGCCCCGCAGGTCACCCGCCAGCGCCTCTATTACGAAACCATGGAGCGCGTCCTGAGCAAGACCGACAAGACCATTGTCGAAGCGCAGGGCGTTACGCCCTACCTCCCGCTCCCCGAAATCCGCCGCCGAGCCAAGGAGGCGCAGCCCGCAACAACCGTAACAGCACAGGGAGGACAGTAA
- the hflC gene encoding protease modulator HflC gives MQRFLQDQKLTFIALVVVVIGLFMSAYVVPEEEQVVRVRTGNPIGVANMVGSDKGPGLYFRAPFVDRLVRIERRLLDLEMQNEEVLSNDQQRLLVDAFARFRIVDPVRMVERAGSTDGVRVALEPILNSVLRQELGRRTFQAMLTAERGSALDNVRRNLDRQARQYGAEVVDVQITRTDLPEAPLQSAFQRMESDRQREARTIRAQGGRDARIIRANADAEAARIYAESFGKDANFYDFYRAMQSYDATFAAENGDAASSIILSPDNEYLRQFRGRR, from the coding sequence ATGCAGCGTTTCCTGCAAGACCAGAAACTGACCTTCATCGCGCTGGTGGTGGTCGTGATCGGCCTCTTCATGAGCGCGTATGTCGTGCCGGAAGAAGAACAGGTCGTCCGCGTGCGCACGGGTAACCCGATTGGCGTTGCCAACATGGTGGGCAGCGACAAGGGGCCGGGCCTCTATTTCCGGGCGCCTTTCGTCGACCGGCTCGTCCGCATCGAACGACGCCTGCTCGACCTCGAAATGCAGAACGAGGAAGTCCTTTCCAACGACCAGCAGCGCCTGCTCGTCGATGCCTTCGCCCGTTTCCGCATCGTCGACCCTGTCCGCATGGTCGAACGTGCCGGCAGCACCGATGGCGTCCGCGTTGCGCTCGAACCCATCCTCAACTCCGTGCTGCGCCAGGAATTGGGCCGCCGGACCTTTCAGGCGATGCTGACCGCCGAACGCGGCTCTGCGCTCGACAATGTGCGCCGCAATCTCGACCGCCAGGCACGCCAGTACGGTGCCGAAGTAGTGGACGTGCAGATCACGCGCACCGACCTTCCCGAAGCGCCTCTGCAATCGGCGTTCCAGCGGATGGAATCGGATCGTCAGCGCGAAGCCCGCACCATCCGTGCACAGGGCGGCCGCGACGCGCGCATCATTCGCGCAAATGCTGATGCAGAAGCTGCCCGGATCTACGCAGAAAGCTTTGGCAAGGATGCCAACTTCTACGATTTCTACCGCGCCATGCAGAGCTATGATGCGACCTTCGCCGCCGAAAATGGCGATGCGGCAAGCAGCATCATCCTGTCGCCCGATAACGAATATCTGCGGCAGTTCCGCGGCCGACGGTAA
- a CDS encoding DegQ family serine endoprotease: MRYVYGLSTALLLGGATVSLVTGQPAGAQVAQNDQSQMARVVPQQGAPESFADLTAQLQPAVVNIATRQRIEVSANPFAGTPFADMFGGRNSRQPTTREAQSLGSGFIISADGYVVTNNHVINPPGTRATLEEITITMPDGSEYAAELIGADAASDLAVLKIESSKAFPFVTFGDSSKARPGDWVVAIGNPFGLGGTVTSGIVSAVYRNTGSGGAYDRYIQTDASINRGNSGGPLFDMQGNVIGINNAIFSPSGGSVGIGFAIPAEIAAPIVEQLRAGEEIERGFLGVSIQPVSDDLADSLGLPTNRGEFVQSVQKDGAAERAGIKAGDIVTKINGKEVTNEQTLSFLVANIKPGTRIPIELYREGERRTVTATVGKRPTEEELRQQQMFDPDAEPEQAPQADSGAIEESLGLQVIPLTTEIARQLGVSDDTSGLVISAVDPNADAARKGLQRGDIILSANYKPIGTLADFEAVLAEAKKEGREAMLLRIQRRGQPARYLPIRMR; the protein is encoded by the coding sequence GTGCGATACGTTTATGGACTGAGTACTGCACTGCTCCTTGGCGGAGCGACCGTTTCGCTGGTCACCGGCCAGCCGGCAGGTGCGCAAGTCGCGCAAAACGACCAGAGCCAGATGGCCCGCGTGGTGCCGCAGCAGGGCGCACCCGAAAGCTTCGCCGACCTGACCGCCCAGCTCCAGCCCGCGGTGGTCAACATCGCGACGCGGCAGCGGATCGAAGTCAGCGCAAACCCCTTCGCCGGCACGCCGTTTGCCGACATGTTCGGCGGGCGCAACAGTCGCCAGCCGACCACGCGAGAGGCGCAATCGCTGGGTTCGGGCTTCATCATTTCGGCAGACGGCTACGTCGTCACGAATAACCACGTGATCAACCCGCCCGGCACGCGTGCGACGCTGGAAGAAATCACCATCACCATGCCCGATGGTTCGGAATATGCAGCCGAACTGATCGGCGCCGATGCTGCATCGGACCTCGCCGTGCTCAAGATCGAGAGCAGCAAGGCGTTTCCCTTCGTCACTTTCGGCGACAGTTCGAAAGCCCGTCCCGGCGACTGGGTGGTGGCCATCGGCAACCCCTTCGGCCTGGGCGGCACCGTAACTAGCGGTATCGTTTCGGCTGTCTATCGCAACACCGGTTCGGGCGGCGCATACGACCGCTACATCCAGACCGATGCCAGCATCAACCGCGGCAATTCGGGCGGTCCGCTGTTCGACATGCAGGGCAATGTGATCGGCATCAACAATGCGATCTTCTCACCTTCGGGCGGTAGCGTCGGCATCGGTTTTGCTATCCCTGCGGAAATCGCCGCGCCGATCGTTGAGCAGCTGCGCGCCGGCGAGGAAATCGAGCGCGGCTTCCTCGGCGTCAGCATCCAGCCGGTAAGCGACGATCTGGCCGATTCCCTCGGCCTGCCGACCAATCGCGGCGAATTCGTCCAGTCGGTGCAGAAGGATGGTGCCGCCGAACGTGCAGGCATCAAGGCTGGCGACATCGTGACCAAGATCAACGGCAAGGAAGTGACGAACGAGCAGACGCTGTCCTTCCTCGTCGCCAACATCAAGCCGGGCACCCGCATCCCGATCGAACTGTATCGCGAAGGCGAGCGCCGCACGGTCACCGCGACCGTGGGCAAGCGTCCGACCGAAGAAGAGCTGCGCCAGCAGCAGATGTTCGATCCCGATGCCGAGCCCGAGCAGGCACCGCAGGCCGATAGCGGCGCAATCGAGGAAAGCCTGGGCCTTCAGGTAATCCCGCTCACCACCGAGATCGCGCGCCAGCTGGGCGTCAGCGATGATACGTCGGGCCTGGTGATCTCGGCAGTCGATCCCAATGCCGACGCGGCGCGCAAGGGCCTGCAACGCGGCGATATCATCCTGTCGGCCAACTACAAGCCGATCGGTACGTTGGCCGATTTCGAAGCCGTTCTCGCAGAAGCGAAGAAGGAAGGGCGCGAGGCGATGCTGCTGCGCATCCAGCGGCGCGGCCAGCCGGCAAGGTACCTGCCGATCCGCATGCGCTGA
- a CDS encoding transglycosylase domain-containing protein, whose protein sequence is MKRGSRRVASQRANEAESRKSSRKSGGGGKGHEGRSTFAKWVRRLFLWGALAALVGAIFIGVAVGFAARSIPSYYQLRATQNAQTILVRARDGTEIVELGPSYGEWLESDEIPDSMKNAMVAVEDRRFHSHFGVDPIGLARAVYVWATGNDRLQATSTITQQLARNVFLNNNRSLDRKAREAILAMALEWKFSKEQILELYLNKVYFGGGAYGIDSASRNFFSHPATDLSTAEAAIIAGLVKAPSRYSPTADVDAAVGRARVVLMLMEQQGYITPAEANVDVDSVKLKKSKSENSVRYFTDWALPQLDILLPETFEPIEVWTTIDVGMQQAATASIKSNTPGGAQGALVSLDRDGAILAMVGGTDYVETNYNRATNAMRQPGSAWKLFVYLAALEAGYTPEDKVVDTPVTIDGWSPRNSSGRNAGEINMRTAFAYSINTVAAQLGNEVGFGTVASMARRFGITTSISTYPSMVLGSSEVRLIDMTRAFAAVSAKGVSVEPYGITKVVTSDGETIYRHEKPRASKLVADYVAAGMTDMLQTAVNTGTGKAAQIGRPVAGKTGTTSSNKDGYFVGFSSGITTGVWMGRDDNKAVSGLQGGRAPAQAFAAYMRYAVKDRPVEEFDTELQLPEWQLEPDDEYFFGDPDDYYFIDEQGNLIEPGRREQQPGEQPFPVEGEQLPGEALRPQQGQGTRNEGGQAASDDFLERATGQRLPQEPPPPPMPRTIRPADTRRE, encoded by the coding sequence ATGAAACGCGGCAGTCGCCGTGTAGCATCGCAGCGTGCCAATGAAGCCGAAAGCCGCAAGAGCAGCCGCAAGTCCGGCGGCGGCGGGAAGGGGCATGAAGGACGCTCGACCTTCGCCAAATGGGTTCGCCGCCTGTTCCTCTGGGGCGCGCTTGCTGCGCTCGTTGGGGCGATCTTCATAGGCGTTGCCGTCGGTTTCGCGGCGCGATCGATCCCCAGTTACTACCAGTTGAGGGCGACGCAGAACGCGCAGACGATCCTCGTTCGTGCACGTGACGGGACGGAGATCGTGGAACTCGGGCCGAGCTATGGCGAGTGGCTCGAATCCGACGAAATCCCTGACTCGATGAAGAATGCGATGGTGGCGGTCGAGGACCGTCGTTTCCATTCGCACTTCGGTGTCGATCCCATCGGCCTTGCCCGCGCCGTCTATGTCTGGGCGACGGGCAACGACAGGCTGCAGGCGACATCCACGATCACGCAGCAGCTGGCGCGAAACGTGTTCCTGAACAACAACCGCTCGCTCGACCGCAAGGCGCGCGAGGCGATCCTCGCCATGGCGCTGGAATGGAAGTTTTCGAAGGAGCAGATCCTCGAACTCTATCTCAACAAGGTGTATTTCGGCGGCGGTGCCTATGGCATCGACAGCGCCAGCCGTAATTTCTTCAGCCATCCGGCGACCGACCTGTCGACGGCAGAGGCAGCAATTATCGCAGGCCTGGTGAAGGCGCCTTCGCGCTATTCCCCGACCGCCGATGTCGATGCCGCCGTGGGCCGCGCTCGGGTCGTGCTGATGCTGATGGAGCAGCAGGGCTACATCACCCCGGCAGAGGCGAACGTCGATGTCGATTCGGTCAAGCTGAAGAAGAGCAAGAGCGAGAATTCGGTCCGCTACTTCACCGACTGGGCATTGCCGCAGCTCGACATACTTCTGCCCGAAACTTTCGAGCCGATCGAGGTCTGGACGACGATCGACGTCGGCATGCAACAGGCCGCGACCGCATCGATCAAGTCCAACACGCCCGGCGGGGCGCAAGGGGCGCTGGTCAGCCTCGACCGCGACGGGGCGATCCTGGCGATGGTCGGAGGCACCGATTACGTCGAGACCAACTATAACCGTGCGACCAATGCGATGCGCCAGCCGGGCTCGGCGTGGAAGCTGTTCGTCTATCTGGCGGCGCTGGAGGCCGGTTACACGCCCGAGGACAAGGTGGTCGACACGCCGGTCACCATCGATGGCTGGAGCCCGCGCAATTCGAGCGGCCGCAATGCGGGCGAAATCAACATGCGCACCGCTTTTGCCTATTCGATCAATACCGTCGCGGCACAGCTGGGCAACGAGGTCGGTTTTGGCACCGTCGCCTCCATGGCCCGGCGCTTCGGCATCACGACGTCCATCTCGACCTATCCCTCGATGGTCCTGGGTTCGTCCGAAGTCCGCCTGATCGACATGACGCGGGCGTTTGCTGCGGTGTCGGCCAAGGGGGTTTCGGTAGAACCCTATGGCATCACCAAGGTCGTGACCTCTGACGGCGAAACGATCTACCGGCACGAAAAACCGCGGGCGAGCAAGCTCGTGGCCGATTACGTCGCGGCAGGCATGACCGACATGCTCCAGACTGCGGTCAACACAGGAACGGGCAAGGCGGCGCAGATCGGCCGCCCCGTCGCCGGCAAGACCGGCACGACCAGTTCGAACAAGGATGGGTATTTCGTCGGATTTTCTTCCGGCATCACCACCGGCGTGTGGATGGGCCGTGACGATAACAAGGCGGTTTCCGGCCTTCAGGGCGGGCGCGCGCCCGCTCAGGCGTTTGCCGCATACATGCGCTATGCGGTGAAGGATCGCCCGGTCGAGGAGTTCGACACCGAGCTGCAACTGCCCGAGTGGCAGCTCGAGCCCGATGACGAGTATTTCTTCGGCGATCCCGACGACTATTACTTCATCGACGAGCAGGGCAATCTGATCGAACCGGGACGCCGCGAACAGCAACCGGGCGAACAGCCGTTCCCGGTCGAAGGCGAACAATTGCCGGGTGAGGCGCTACGACCGCAGCAGGGGCAGGGCACTCGCAACGAAGGGGGCCAGGCCGCGAGCGATGATTTTCTCGAGCGCGCGACCGGACAGCGATTGCCGCAGGAGCCGCCGCCACCCCCAATGCCGCGAACCATTCGCCCGGCAGACACAAGGCGCGAATAG
- the msrB gene encoding peptide-methionine (R)-S-oxide reductase MsrB yields the protein MADDTKNLTEAEWRERLTPEQYHVLREAGTERAFTGQYDKHYEEGTYTCAGCGTVLFESDTKYNSGCGWPAFTKPAEGDKVEERRDMSFGMIRTEVLCKECGGHLGHVFPDGPSDQGGMRYCINSLSLDFEPKDAD from the coding sequence ATGGCCGACGATACGAAAAACCTGACCGAGGCCGAATGGCGCGAGCGGCTGACGCCGGAGCAATATCACGTGCTGCGCGAAGCAGGGACGGAACGCGCATTCACCGGCCAGTACGACAAGCACTACGAAGAAGGCACCTATACCTGCGCGGGCTGCGGCACTGTCCTGTTCGAGAGCGACACGAAATATAACAGCGGTTGCGGCTGGCCGGCTTTCACCAAGCCGGCGGAAGGCGACAAGGTCGAGGAACGCCGCGACATGTCGTTCGGCATGATCAGGACCGAAGTCCTGTGCAAGGAATGCGGCGGGCACTTGGGCCATGTCTTCCCCGACGGTCCGAGCGATCAGGGCGGCATGCGCTATTGCATCAATTCGCTCTCGCTCGACTTCGAGCCGAAAGATGCGGACTGA
- a CDS encoding glutathione S-transferase family protein, translated as MWRLYQFPLCPFSRKIRLLLGEKSVPFELVREDPWAAGDAFWDLNPAGRTPVLVDDERNLVLADSRAIAEYFEETVDKAPMINGSSINRAEIRRLVALFDENFYADVTAPLLSERMKKRIVLRQPPDSGALRQAMKLAHGHLDYMDWLIDNRPWLAGSQMSLADLAAAAQISVADYLGGIDWAGHEQTRGWYAVFKSRPSFRPLLTERMEVIQPPPHYAEIDI; from the coding sequence ATGTGGCGCCTTTATCAATTCCCGCTCTGTCCGTTCAGCCGCAAGATTCGCCTGCTTCTGGGCGAAAAGAGCGTGCCTTTCGAGCTCGTGCGTGAAGACCCCTGGGCAGCAGGCGACGCCTTCTGGGATTTGAACCCCGCAGGGCGCACGCCGGTACTCGTCGATGACGAGCGCAACCTCGTGCTGGCCGACAGTCGCGCCATCGCCGAATATTTCGAGGAGACCGTCGACAAGGCGCCGATGATCAACGGATCGTCGATCAATCGTGCGGAAATCCGCCGCCTCGTCGCGCTCTTCGACGAAAATTTCTATGCCGATGTTACGGCACCGCTGTTGTCCGAACGGATGAAGAAGCGGATTGTGCTGCGCCAGCCGCCCGATTCCGGAGCCTTGCGTCAGGCGATGAAGCTGGCCCACGGCCACCTCGACTACATGGACTGGCTGATTGATAATCGTCCGTGGCTGGCGGGCTCGCAGATGAGCCTCGCCGACCTGGCGGCTGCCGCGCAGATCTCTGTCGCCGACTATCTCGGCGGCATCGACTGGGCGGGGCACGAACAGACGCGCGGCTGGTATGCGGTTTTCAAGAGTCGCCCCAGTTTCCGCCCTTTGCTAACCGAACGGATGGAGGTCATCCAGCCGCCGCCGCACTACGCTGAAATCGATATTTGA
- a CDS encoding VOC family protein — MYSHMMVGSNDIERSKKFYDATFKAMGGREGIKDDKGRLMYLHNGGAFLVTPPIDGKPATHGNGCTIGFAMTPEQADAWHAAGVEAGGTAIEDPPGERPGSGMYLAYLRDPDGNKLCALHRLGS, encoded by the coding sequence ATGTACAGTCACATGATGGTCGGTTCGAACGATATCGAACGATCCAAGAAATTTTATGACGCCACTTTCAAGGCGATGGGCGGCCGCGAGGGCATCAAGGACGACAAGGGTCGCCTGATGTATCTCCACAATGGCGGCGCATTCCTCGTCACACCTCCGATCGACGGGAAGCCCGCAACCCACGGCAATGGATGCACCATCGGTTTCGCCATGACGCCTGAACAGGCGGATGCCTGGCATGCGGCAGGCGTCGAAGCCGGCGGCACCGCGATCGAAGATCCGCCGGGCGAACGCCCCGGTTCGGGCATGTATCTCGCATACCTGCGCGATCCCGACGGCAACAAGCTTTGCGCCCTGCACCGCCTGGGTTCGTAA
- the metW gene encoding methionine biosynthesis protein MetW — protein MTAPVTWGLRPDLAVIAHRVTSGSRVLDIGCGHGDLMEVLETQKGCDARGIEIDPEQVEKCVARGLSVIQGDADRDLADYPDKAFDYTILSQTLQTAERPDRMLDELLRVGRQAFVSFPNFAHWRIRSALMFGGRMPVTRSMPISWYETKNIHNVTIGDFRELLAQKDVRVEDSWFFNKGREIGDPGANWRAEFAVFQISR, from the coding sequence ATGACGGCACCTGTGACTTGGGGGCTTCGTCCCGACCTCGCGGTGATTGCGCACCGCGTTACATCTGGCAGCCGCGTGCTCGACATCGGGTGCGGTCACGGTGACCTGATGGAAGTGCTCGAAACGCAGAAAGGGTGCGATGCCCGCGGGATCGAGATCGATCCGGAGCAGGTCGAGAAGTGCGTCGCGCGCGGGTTATCGGTGATCCAGGGCGATGCCGATCGCGACCTTGCCGACTATCCCGACAAGGCTTTCGACTACACAATCCTTTCCCAGACGCTGCAAACGGCGGAACGACCGGACCGGATGCTGGACGAGCTATTGCGGGTGGGTCGTCAGGCCTTCGTCAGCTTTCCGAATTTCGCTCACTGGCGCATCAGGTCTGCACTGATGTTCGGCGGGCGGATGCCCGTGACGCGTTCGATGCCGATCAGCTGGTATGAAACGAAGAACATCCACAACGTGACGATCGGCGATTTCCGCGAATTGCTGGCGCAGAAAGACGTTCGCGTCGAGGACAGCTGGTTCTTCAACAAGGGCCGCGAAATAGGCGATCCGGGCGCCAACTGGCGCGCCGAATTCGCCGTATTCCAGATCAGCCGCTAG
- the metX gene encoding homoserine O-acetyltransferase MetX — protein MSTTTASTILRLDADLPLDSGQALSGVEIAYETYGVLAPDRSNAILICHALTGDQYVASDHPVTGKPGWWIRMVGPGKPIDTDRFHVICANVIGSCMGSTGPASLASDGKPHAMRFPVITIRDMVRGLVALLDVLGIERLHSVVGGSMGGMQALSLAANFPERAERVLVIASTARHSAQNIAFHEVGRQAIMADPNWQDGNYYGTGRSPDNGLSVARMAAHITYLSEEGLTEKFGRRLQDREAKSFGFDADFQVESYLRYQGSGFTQRFDANSYLYITRAMDYFDLAEEHGGRLADAFAGSTARFCLVSFDSDWLYPTAESRHIVHALNAAGAPVSFVELSAPHGHDSFLLDVPALDRVVDGFLTGVQP, from the coding sequence ATGTCGACCACGACCGCCTCGACCATACTCCGGCTGGATGCCGACCTGCCGCTCGACAGCGGACAGGCGCTCTCCGGCGTCGAAATCGCATACGAGACCTATGGCGTGCTGGCGCCCGACCGGTCGAACGCGATCCTCATCTGCCATGCACTGACCGGTGACCAGTATGTCGCTTCCGACCATCCCGTTACCGGCAAGCCCGGGTGGTGGATCCGCATGGTCGGCCCGGGAAAGCCGATCGACACCGATCGTTTTCACGTCATCTGCGCGAATGTCATCGGCAGCTGCATGGGGTCGACCGGACCTGCCAGCCTGGCAAGCGACGGAAAACCGCACGCGATGCGCTTTCCGGTCATCACGATCCGCGACATGGTGCGCGGTCTGGTGGCGCTGCTGGATGTGCTGGGCATCGAAAGGCTGCACAGCGTCGTCGGCGGATCCATGGGCGGGATGCAGGCACTTAGCCTTGCTGCCAATTTTCCCGAGCGTGCCGAAAGGGTGCTGGTGATCGCTTCGACGGCGCGCCATTCGGCACAGAACATCGCCTTCCACGAGGTCGGCAGGCAAGCGATCATGGCCGACCCCAACTGGCAGGACGGCAATTACTACGGCACCGGCAGGTCGCCCGACAATGGTTTGTCGGTTGCGCGCATGGCAGCGCATATCACCTATCTTTCGGAAGAAGGGCTGACCGAGAAGTTCGGCCGCCGCCTGCAGGACCGGGAGGCCAAAAGCTTCGGCTTCGACGCCGATTTCCAGGTCGAAAGCTACCTGCGGTACCAGGGCAGCGGTTTCACCCAGCGCTTCGACGCCAACAGCTATCTCTATATCACCCGCGCAATGGACTATTTCGACCTCGCGGAGGAGCACGGCGGCAGGCTGGCCGATGCATTCGCAGGTTCGACGGCACGATTCTGCCTTGTCAGCTTCGATAGCGACTGGCTCTATCCCACGGCCGAGAGCCGCCATATCGTCCATGCGCTCAACGCCGCAGGGGCGCCGGTCAGCTTCGTCGAACTCAGCGCCCCGCACGGCCACGACAGCTTCCTGCTGGACGTTCCAGCCCTCGACCGCGTGGTTGATGGCTTTCTGACCGGGGTGCAGCCATGA
- the hisC gene encoding histidinol-phosphate transaminase, with translation MRAAGMSKRPEVKPWILGIHAYVPGKSQSPEGRPLVKLSANENPLGTSEAALQARSAASSPADYPDPGSNALRAAIGELHGIDPARIVCGTGSDELLNLAAQAFAGPGDEVLFSRFSFSVYDIAARRCGATPVEAPDKDYATDVDALLTAVTDRTRVVFVANPNNPTGTYLSQSDIARLHAGLPAEVLLVVDQAYAEYLAPEEDDGGLALAAVHENVLVTRTFSKIYGLAGERIGWATGAPHLIDALNRIRGPFNVTISGQAAAIAAVADQAFVERSREHNRAELTRFTTAIEALGNHGLRPVPSKANFLLVLFEGDLTAERALGEIANAGYAVRHLPGQGLPHALRITIGRSGDMDEIIKVLRRLTGESA, from the coding sequence ATGCGCGCCGCCGGTATGAGCAAGCGCCCCGAAGTGAAACCATGGATCCTCGGTATCCATGCCTATGTGCCCGGCAAATCGCAGTCGCCGGAGGGGCGCCCGCTGGTCAAATTGTCGGCCAATGAAAATCCTTTGGGGACGAGCGAGGCCGCTCTTCAAGCGCGTTCGGCAGCTTCCAGCCCGGCGGACTATCCCGACCCCGGATCGAACGCGCTGCGGGCCGCGATCGGCGAGTTGCACGGTATCGATCCCGCCCGGATCGTTTGCGGCACCGGATCCGACGAACTGCTCAACCTCGCTGCCCAGGCCTTCGCTGGTCCGGGCGATGAGGTTCTGTTCAGCCGCTTCAGCTTCTCGGTTTACGACATCGCCGCGCGCCGCTGCGGAGCGACGCCAGTCGAAGCACCGGACAAGGATTATGCCACCGATGTCGATGCGCTGCTGACGGCCGTCACAGATCGAACGCGGGTGGTTTTCGTCGCCAATCCGAACAATCCGACCGGAACCTATCTCTCGCAATCGGACATTGCGCGCCTTCACGCCGGGCTACCAGCAGAAGTGCTGCTGGTCGTCGACCAGGCCTATGCCGAATACCTGGCACCGGAAGAGGACGATGGCGGGCTGGCGCTAGCAGCCGTTCACGAGAACGTCCTTGTCACCCGTACCTTTTCGAAGATTTACGGCCTTGCCGGTGAGCGCATTGGGTGGGCGACCGGTGCGCCCCACCTGATCGACGCCCTAAATCGCATTCGGGGCCCCTTCAACGTGACGATTAGCGGGCAAGCCGCAGCCATCGCGGCAGTGGCCGACCAAGCGTTCGTCGAACGCAGCCGCGAGCATAACAGGGCGGAACTGACACGTTTCACCACCGCCATCGAAGCGCTCGGCAACCATGGCCTGCGCCCTGTACCGAGCAAGGCGAACTTCCTGCTCGTCCTGTTCGAAGGCGATCTGACTGCCGAACGCGCCCTGGGCGAAATCGCAAATGCAGGATATGCCGTGCGCCACCTGCCCGGCCAGGGCCTGCCGCATGCACTTCGCATCACGATCGGGCGATCCGGCGACATGGACGAAATCATCAAGGTGCTTCGCCGCCTGACCGGAGAAAGCGCATGA